TTTGCCTGTCCAAGGATCATTATAAAAAATTTGTCCATTATGATAGCCAGTCAGTGCCAAGGCATGATTAGAAAAGCCATCAACATCCTTAACCCAAGCAACAACTAAATGTGAATGTAGCAGTTTATTTTTAACGGCCGTTAAACTATCACCGGTCATGACCTTGGCTTTACCCAAGTAATGCTTAACAACACCCTTAATGCCATTCGGTGTTACCCAATAGCCACCTGGATATTCCTTATAAGGCGAACCAATAAAGCCTTTATCTGGATTACTGCTGCGCGGGGTTTTCTTGGCAACCGTAAATTTAGAAACCTTGACACCAGCGAAGTTCAACATCATTGTCACGGCAGTCATCTCGCAACCTGTTGGCAATTCTGGTCTTTGGCTAACTACCTTAGCATTATTTTTAATACCAGTAATCTTACCCTTTTTAATCCAATAATATGCTTTTTTAGTTGAAGCAGAATTTTCGCTCCGTTCACCATTTGCCTTGTAATAGCTATACGTTGTTTTATGTGGCGTCTTGCGAACACCCGTTAGCATCACACCATTTTTATTAAACAAATAATGGCTTTGCCCAATCTTAACGACGCCTTTAGCCTTTTTACCGGATTGATAGTAATATGTGCTCTTACCCTTGACTACCCAGCCCTGCTTTTGTGGCTTAGGCTTTGCAGGAGTAGTCGTCACGCTATTTTCACTAGTAGTGCTATCTTGCTCAGTATCATCAGTTTTACTTGTTTGTTCAACAGTATTCTGACTGTTAGCTGGGTCTATAGTGGCAGCCTTAACTGATGTTGTCGATTTCCAGCCCATTAATGACAAAGCAGCAATCATTGCAAAAATGAGTTTTTTATACATAATTTCCTTTCTGTAATCCTTTAAATAAAATTTAATACTAGTATAATTTACACTTTTATAAATTCAGTTTCAATATAGTTTTTTTAAATTATCATGTGTGCAATTAAGATTTTAATTACAAATAAAAATCCCTCGTGCATTAGCGCGAAGGATTTAATGCTAATTATTTAGCACTGGGAACACATTTGGGCTACAAATTGGCAAAAATAAAAACCGTACAAGCTCTAAATGTTGAGCTTATGCGGTTTCTTATGAGCTTTGTCCAGTTGGACTGTAACTATTTAAGGGTTACAGTAGCTCCAACTTCTTCAAGCTTAGACTTAATGTCGTTAGCTTCGTCTTCAGAAACGCCTTCCTTAACGTTCTTAGGAGCACCATCAACCATGTCCTTTGAGTCCTTAAGGCCAAGACCAGTAATGTCACGAACAGCCTTAATAACCTTAACCTTTTCTTGACCTGCTTCAGTCAATTCAACATCGTAAGTTGACTTAGCAGCAGCTTCGGCACCAGCACCTGCAGCAGCAACTGGAGCAGCAGCAGTAACATCAAATTCATCTTCAATAGCCTTTACAAGGTCATTTAATTCAAGAATTGAAGCACCTTTTAAGTCTTCAATAATCTTTTCAGTATCTAAAGCCATATTTAAGTATCCTCCGAAAAATTAGTATTAGATATAATTACAATCTTTTTATTCTGCAGCCTCGTCTTTTGAATCAGCAACAGCTTTAACAACACATGCGAAGTCGCGAACTGGAGCTTGCAATACAGATACAAGCATTGACAGTAAGCCTTCGCGGCCAGGAATAGCAGCAAGTTCCTTGATTTCTTCTTTAGAAGTCAATTTACCTTCAAGCATACCACCCTTAATGTTCAAAACATCAAAGTTATCTTCAAATTTAGAAACGATCCGTGCAGGTTCTGTAATGTCATCGGCATTATCAGTGTAAACAACAGCAGTAG
The sequence above is a segment of the Lactobacillus sp. ESL0677 genome. Coding sequences within it:
- a CDS encoding C39 family peptidase; its protein translation is MYKKLIFAMIAALSLMGWKSTTSVKAATIDPANSQNTVEQTSKTDDTEQDSTTSENSVTTTPAKPKPQKQGWVVKGKSTYYYQSGKKAKGVVKIGQSHYLFNKNGVMLTGVRKTPHKTTYSYYKANGERSENSASTKKAYYWIKKGKITGIKNNAKVVSQRPELPTGCEMTAVTMMLNFAGVKVSKFTVAKKTPRSSNPDKGFIGSPYKEYPGGYWVTPNGIKGVVKHYLGKAKVMTGDSLTAVKNKLLHSHLVVAWVKDVDGFSNHALALTGYHNGQIFYNDPWTGKKSAMSDGSFLKHWRGDGLRALSY
- the rplJ gene encoding 50S ribosomal protein L10, with translation MSKAAIAAKEKLVDAFAEELKAAKAILVIDYLGLTVEEVTAMRKELRENDVKMKVIKNTFLRRAAAKAGIEGLDDTFVGPTAVVYTDNADDITEPARIVSKFEDNFDVLNIKGGMLEGKLTSKEEIKELAAIPGREGLLSMLVSVLQAPVRDFACVVKAVADSKDEAAE
- the rplL gene encoding 50S ribosomal protein L7/L12; translation: MALDTEKIIEDLKGASILELNDLVKAIEDEFDVTAAAPVAAAGAGAEAAAKSTYDVELTEAGQEKVKVIKAVRDITGLGLKDSKDMVDGAPKNVKEGVSEDEANDIKSKLEEVGATVTLK